From Juglans regia cultivar Chandler chromosome 9, Walnut 2.0, whole genome shotgun sequence:
TTCAGACTTCAGGTGACAATGCGGATTGTCTTGCAGCACCGGTGGATTtatgaaacatatatattaccAATTAAAGGAGATAAGGAGCTTTGTCTGAGCTTTAGCTCTACAGAATAGGTCCCGCATCCTTTGCTTTGTAAAACCCAGATTGGATTTGGAGTCTGGACCATGGTGGAGAGTACATCTACATTTTTGTCTTTAAGTTATCTTGGAAGCAATACgagtagaataaataaaataagagtgagAAAAATTTTTGATTAAAACAATGGGTTATGATCGTTTCAGAAATTGGATTTGCATACTTTTctaggtagagagagagaaatcgaTTACATTTCTCTCACAATGCCAACCAGCAATGCTGTCATTTAATTGAGACGGAAGAAAACCAAAACAGTCTGACAAAGTGTAAATGTAACTGGAATAAAATCATAGAGGGGAGATTAGGGCCTATTGACCAGGAGTGAAATCATAAAGGATTTTTGAATCTGCAGCAATTAATACATTATGCATGctgattgagatttttttattattcagaAATGTTATGAGCATATCTCCATTAGAGAATTTACCACTGATTAAAGGGTAATAAAAAGTGTCTAATTgcaacttaatttaaaataaaaaactggtCTGGTATACACTAATCAAACCAAACTATCTAGAGCAAGCCACCACACTGCACAAAGACACAGAAACAAATGTTCCTACATCCTTTGCTgtgtataacaaaaaatagtaaaagataCAACAAGTTTCAAGCTTACATTGAGAATTGAAGGTTCAGGTAATGGACACTGAATAGGTCTATCATTGTCACGAGGCTCAGTCGGGTGCTCTACCGGTTTAAACTCCACTGCTACTTCAATCCCATGAGAAGCAGTAATGGCACCGGTAGCTACACCTGTAACTCCTGGGTTTGGAGGCAATGCTTCCCTCTCATCCTGCATCGGATAAAGCATTATTAAGccaaaaaatctacaaaaaatTCCCATGTACAAACATCAAACCATGTCGCAAAAACAGCACCAatgaaaacacataaaaaagCTGAGGGGAcgaaaatcatataaatatgcTACAGTTGAAGCAGGATAAGGTGTTTCATTCTAAAGGTAACAAGGAAGAACAATTCCTCCACGTAGAAAAAGGATTAGCACGTACagctcaataaaaaaaaactaaggtcCTAAATTTTTCGGAGACCAAGGTCTCCGACAGTCAAACAGTTCAAACCAATCGTCTGATCTAGGCTATAGGCAGCTAACTAACGGAATCCCATCCTGATAAACCCTAAATAGCACATTCCTTATTCAGTTATTCCAAGTCCTCTAAGCGGATTGAAAATTCAATCGAGAATTATGGGTAATTCATTTGACAGCAGGAGAATGGTCAGAAGTCCGAGATCAGGCCAGCTAGATACAATAGGACCagctcaaagaaaaagaaaagaagaggaaaatataCAATACGCCCAAAAAATCAGATCCAAAcagaagaaatttataatatttcagaaAGTTTGAAgcttaataataacaatatttagCATCAAACATAAGGGGCAGATCCCGACAATATCTCCAAAACGTAAAACCAAATCAAACCGGAACTTCACAAATCGTAGGACCCATTGAAATGGTTTAACTGTCAACCCCAGTCCAGCATCGAAAATCTTTTAGGCCCggccaggaaaaaaaaagaccagATTACAGGAATgcaaataaagaagaagaaaccaaTCATTTACAAAGGAGAGAGCTGTATTCTTACAAGGGCACTCTGAGTTCGACGATGTCCAGCCCTGCTGACAGACAACCTTGAGAAAATACCCACCATAATATCCCTTTCCTCCAAAAAACTATCAAATTGAGACAAAACGGTCCTCGGATGTTGGCTTTGTTCGTCCTAAGAACCTCTATCTCGCTCTATCGCCTCTGTCTCAGTACAGTACATAAGACAATCCGAATAGTCGCTTCCAAATCGCCTTTCAGACGCAAAAGGGTGTTCTAATCTGGGTTCTATTTGTCCTATAAAACCAATtccaccgtctctctctctccacagcTCTCTCTATCTTTCTAGACTTGGAAAGAGAGAGTAGGCAAAAAGTGCGTGTGGGAAGAGATGATAAGGTAGTGGCTTTGCTGAGGTAGCTTGGCTTAATGGGTTTTGTCCACTTGGATTCTCTGTCTCTTTGCAGTAAATCATACACTTCTGAGTCACCGCAAATAAAGCTGTGAGTGGGAAGGGTTAAGAGAATCCCATTAAAGTCAACAGCCACCGGCTACAGcgagataatataaaaatatttcaaggagaaaaaacaaatgaacTCTTTCGTTTTCTATTCCCataaaacttataatttattttacatcttAAACTATTAtatctttgaaaaattatattctaaactatcaaaattaataatttatattccaaaCTACTGAACtgtcatatttttcatttttacatgCGAAATTTCAAACCctagttgagaaattgagaataattaaaagtaaaatcatatctattatatttatttattaggaGTGCTACCCACATCCCGCTCCACATGAGGAGGGTTAGTTTTGCCCCTCAAAATCCAGCTCCTCACCCTAGGGCGGGGTGCCCCATCTGCATGCCAGGAGATGGATTGGCCCTCTAGTCAATCAGTCCACCGCCCACccacaatgaaaaataattgaaaaacacaaaaaataaaaaaaaaaatcacaaattcatccACATCAAATCGAAAagcaacaaaaaatcaaaacaatgtATACATCATATGATGGAGAAACACcccaaaggagagagagaaataatgattaattaaaaccTAATCTTAAAAAACGTTGTTTATGatgtattatttaaaaataaaatctaggtTAAAACGATATcattctattaaatatttttttaattgtatatataattataaataatagtgggCCTGGGCCCAGCCAACCCCCGCATGGCGACGACGCAGGGCCTAGGACTAAGTGAGGTCGAGGCGGTGGGGGCAGGAGAACGGGATGCGGGGTCCTGCCAGCCACCCCTATTATTTATAATGCTTGTAATTTTTGTAGGATATATTAAATCAGATTCAATTTATTGGAAACTcattaaaatacatataaaagtGACATAAGGTAAATATGACTCAATTACTAACATAAGGTAAATATGACTCAATTACTTAAAAGAAATAACGAGACATCTATAAAAGGAACACTACAAAGGTGAAGATATAGCAACTCTAAAAAAAGACTACTACTTTACAATTGGTGGGACTCTCTTTTTAAGATTCCCTAAACGGCTCATAGACAAACTTTTATACTAAATCCCACATAAATCtctgtgtttttttcttctttttttttaacattttatatgctttgtttattttataggcAAACATCCGAGAATTGTAACGACACCCAAGCCATCATCATATTATTTGATTCCGATAACGCTGAAAAATCCAtcaatggttttgatatttttacttttactttaaaCCATTTTTATTCCAGCTGAAGGCATTTAGATGACTTAGAGCACTGACATTAGcttcttcatttttaaaatttgaagaaatgtagATAAAATGATCTACATTAACTTATTCAAAAAGTAACAATTTGAATTATGAGTTacagtaattttaagtatatttttaaatttaaagatatactattcatattcaaaagtaatattttattgtaaaaattatctcaattgttttgatttttagttttgagttttcACAATTTCACTTCCCTCGAATgccattttatattaatttttgtgttcagttttaaaatatgtaaaagaaaaaaaatattattattaattaatatagttattgtaattgcaaaatataaaaaaaattaaaaattattattatattattattttgactaatttaatatagGGTTATGGTTAGAGAGATTTTAGATTTATGGAAAACATGTACtttatcatcaaattttgaattttactttgatgaaaccaatgctAATGTTCTAAAATTAGCATTGTATAATGCAAAATTTGCAAAATATTACatgattttacatttggttaTTTTACTCAAAACTTattctcacattggattattagtcaaaataataataaaatattataaatttaacaatttgttttttcaatttgttttctattaattttttttctaaattaagaacTATTTGGAAATACATTAATACAAGTGTAGAGCAATATTTTTGGAGTGCAGcaaatacattctaaatatttaatacaacatcattgaaaaaaatacatatgtctattacatttttatctaaaaaaaacacccattaattttatttttgtttctagcTCAATTCCCAGCCTTGGAAGCACTAAAACAAAgcacaaatccaaaaaaaaaaaatctaaaatttaaagattgaaCCCAACAATtagaggcaaaaaaaaaaaaaaaaattgtaaacgAAATAAATGATGCAGAAGAAAAGCAAAGGAACGAAATAAGAAATAGTGATTTAGTGTAGaagaaaagcaaaggaaataacaagtacttgaaaataatttttaatcaatttagtCTAGTTACAATGACCACCAAATATAACCACAAATCTCAAATTACTATAGCTAAAAGTCATATCCTTTTAAAGTTGCATAATCCAAtatagattatttttgggtctaTTAGCCAAACTCTTCAATagatttgcatttgcataattaAATGAGGATGCACTAAGAGATTAATCATGTTATGGTTTAGCAAAGAGCTTTGTtagctactcatcatctttacacataacacttatttttatttatttttttatttttaaaatttattttttattttattatttttaaattaattgagttcttttacttattatctatatatcatatatttagtgagaaaaaaataaaaaataaaaaattatatataatagtagatatgtaaaaatgatgagtataattttttttttttttttttaaaaaaaggcatTAATGATGGTGAATTTAGcagcacattttttttttatgtactaAATTGGGCTTTACAATGAAAGAGCACAGAGCAAACCCAATGAAGTTCACAATGCCTAGCCTCATTTATTCAGCCTTCCAACTAACATGGGTGTCCGTACAGCTTCCTTCGGCTATGCACCAATGGGATGCAAAAtcaatatctaattattaaatttttttcaaattatcaaataatatataataaataattttatatttttcaaatatcaaaacaataataatattaaaaaataatattttattcaattttcatcttatctaggggtgtaaccggtccggtccggtccggttttggacaaaatctaggaccgaaccggtatgtaccggttttgtatttttcaaaaccgattacgccccgattaccctcctaaaccggtacttccggttttaccggtttccggtccggtccggtccggttttccggttttttttaaatgtaaaaaacatataataaaatgttaattcttattataaaatattattaaaaatttaatatatatattatgtttaaagcatatgatcaattaaatttttatctttaagattaaacttttattttataaattataacaacattatcttatatataattatattaataacatatgatcaaataaattacaaatgttcatatttaagattaacattttatgatattatttataaattataatataaaattttttcatatatgatatataattatatatattatatataaaaatttaacatataattatatattatatatataaatattttgtataatatataaattaatttttatattttttttttccaaccggtccggttcggtccggtccggtcccaaaaactacggaaccggaaccggaccggaaccggccggttttcataaaatagaaaccggttccggaccggaccggttcaaaaccggaccaaccggtccggttcggtccggtccggtccggttttccggtttcccggtttaaatttacacccctaatcttatctcatctcaacttactatttaAATGACACATGTTCATCATTCTCTTCACCttgattttctaaattttgagtATGGATGGTGAAAATCTGAGTTATGTAGTCCCCAGAAATTCCTCCATTACtttgttattttgattttgaattcgTAATCAACATTCGATCCATCAAACAAAAGGTATTGATAGAAAACAAGCACAATATCAATATGATCACAAAGAAAACTCGTATCAGTGTCGGATCAATGCTGTCTAGTCTGATTTCAATAAGATCACCAAAGTGGCATTCCACTCCGGTGGTGGCAGCCCTAGAatgaatctatatatatatatatatggattgttGGAACTTGGGATCATTAGAACATGCCAATCTTTGAATCAACTCTCACAAAGAAACCAATGTAAATAGGAGAATGAAGAATATACTGAGCCACCCCTGAGAAGCAACGGTATTATATGATTCAAGATGGATCACAAACCCAGAATCCCATCATTTATTCCCCCTGAAATACAAGTAAATTTTCTGcacaaacaaaagaagaaaaaggatgtAAACCAAGTCAGAGATTTTTCTATAAGAAATGTGCATAATAATTACCCTGCTTGTCATTTTcccaagaaaaaatatatgcacacaAATCAAAGTCAacatttgatcttttttttttttttacaagtaaaagtCAACATTTGATATTTACATTGCATATATGTAGAGTAAGAACTTCACTGGTTTCTCTTTTGATAAGTAGAACCTTCACTGATTTCTTAAGCACTTTAAATGCTAATATTTCTTGGTGCATGCCCTTTGCAATTATTTCTACCTGAATCTCTAacaatttgttttcatttcactAGCATTCACCTTTATTATATCATGTTTTCTACTTGTATCTATGTTGGCCACAAAAAATTCAGCGCCTATGGGGAAAAGAGACGTAAGAGAggagggggaaaaagaaaaaagacagaAAGAACTCACGACAGATGAGCCACTTTAAGTGCAAGAATATGTATAGTATTTGCACCCAGAGGGGCTACCATAATCACTCTCACTTTGGAAAAAGACAATGTATGTGTTCTGATTCTGACCTGAAGTACCCATAAGCTTAGAAGAGACTCCAAGCAAAATAAGGCAAAGCCAACTAAGTAAAATATCTGCAGTAAAACCAAATGACACATTAGGCAAAACCTAGCACCAAATCAGATAACTTACAAAAACCATCTTTGTTAATGTTGCAGTTCAACAAAAGTTACACAATGCTCTCAATAGCGTTTTGGTCTTCACTGTTTGATGCCTTGAGAGAGTAAATTTGCTTTCTAAAGTAAGCATCAGAAAGCAAGCATCATGTTAAAGGAATCACATGATGCAGATCAGAAAATGGTCACAAAGAAACAGTTTTTAGACAGATATAGAATTCAATTATAACTACCCTAAAATCATACGAACAACTTCATGACTTGTgtagttttattttcaaatgtaCGTAGAAAATAAGAACAGCAATGCAGGCATGCATACATTAAACAACTTACCCCAACCATTACATGACCATTGAAGAGATCAATTGCAGCAAGGATTCCcctaaattagaaataaaaataaaataaaatagacatatTAGTTAAAAATTTATGACATGAGAAAAACACCATACATGCAGGGCTCAAAGCTTATCAACAAACCTGTATCAAAATTACAAAGACACCATGGAAAAGATGCAAGCATGTTATGTACGGTACCACAATTTCTAAATGATTGAAATTAAGTTCACCACAGCACCAGGCTCTCTCTAGTTACTTTATACAATTTAATAACATGGTGATAAAAAATTCCATATAAAAACCCATTCCCTTTACTTcctttttttaagtaataacCCAGTCCCTTTcctttaggcctcgtttgttttcacaaaacttctcaactcatctcattttatctaatcattacaactttttcaaattttcatacaaaataaaataaacaattcaactatttcaaatcccaaaacaaaagtaatattaaaaaaatatattctaataatattttattcaattttcaacttccatctcaaatcatctcatctcatctacaaaaacaaacgaggccttaattaAAAAGGGTTAAGAGGAGGAAGATTCAACAATGAAAATTCTGCAAAAAGAAGGATGACTACGGCCCATTAAAGTTTGTTAGTTTCTTTACTATGACATTAcagaatattcattttcaagGATATTTGCCACTCATAAAAGGCCTATTGGTGTAGATGTTCTTGAAAGGTCTATATCAAGAAGGTTAAGTCCTGCTCAATGTTCACCAAGGACAAGTTTATTTCTTTGGCCTGGTTAACTTTAGACATAATTTGTAACGTTGTCCGGTTAACTAAAGATTTTTATACAGTCGCTAAACATGTGTAAAGCAGCAACTAAAGTGCTCAAGCATTCTTTTcatctgtatttatttatttttggataagtaataAAACTTCATTAAGAAGCACAAAAGGTACACCCCAGGTCCAgcggaagtatacaagagaaacatccatctagaaggagaaaaggatataagaaaatcatgaacgGTAAGCCTATTAAAGTCTATGGAAGTTgtccaaaggaaaaaaagtaataaaaaagaaagttttgaaCTCCTCCAGGTCCACTCATGATCCTTAAATTTCCTACCATCTTTTCCCTTCAAATACACCATATGAAGCACATAAAGAACCATCCTGCTGCAATTTGTGGGTTGGCACTTAACCCTCTCCAACTTTTCATCAATTCTCTTCACAAGATACTTAATTACAAACATATTTGTCTGATATATTAATCAGAAATCAAAACCATTTCAAGCTTAAGTTCATACAGCCCATAAATCAATAACTTACGTCAATGACTTCCCATGAAAGACAACTGGAGGTGCAATGGCAGCGAATATACAAAACCCAATGTGAATCTGCATTATGCCAAATGGATTGATGGACAGAAAAATGAGACACCCACTCATGAGGAGAATGGCTTAGAGAGCATGATATAAAATATGGCACATACCAAGTAGAATAGGAAAAACCAACCAAATTTCAGAGCACTATCTGTCCTGCAATGCAAACAAATCCATTCACAATAACCATCAGCACACTCAACGCCACACTTCAATGAAATGACTGcagaaattatttgaatttagtaCCAAACAGTTAAATGTGTTTCCTCTGACTAGGTTGAATCGCACGCATACACacgtgagagacagagagagagagagagcaaacaTTTGAGGTGCTGAACtttgaaacaaaagaaaatcattacaaataaaCAATAGTGTCAAAACAAAAGATATTGCCAATAGTCTCTAGACCAGAAAATATCCTCTCCCCAATAAACAGGTGGAGGGTAAGGTCACTGATCCAGCCTCATGTGCCTTCAGCTGTATCTACTTCTAATGTCATTGAAGAGATAAATGTCCCAACCAATTATTAGCGACAGTGACTTCTATTTATCAGCTCCAGTAGGGGAAATAGACtcaaaattatatgttatcatCTCTTCACAAATAGAAGGAAAGACTGGagcttttcttttctcatgCAGAAAAATAGTTTCATCCACCATCAAACCACTATCACCTCCACACACTACCATGCCTATCAACACCCATGCTAAGCCACGAATCAATATGCATGTTCAGTTAAGAAGACATccatatatagaaatttataagattagtGTTCAAGTAAGAGAGACCACCATATTAACAAGGAAGGTCAAAACACAACTTGGAAAGAAGACTGCAGACAAGAAAATTAGTTTccatatcattatttctctGCATTATTAACACTAACCTCATAGCGCGATACAGAGGCCTGTACCATAGCACATATGACATTGGGCATCCAAGTAGAGCATAAAttgtggaaaggaaaaaaattttgacACCTGAGAGACTGAACCTCATCAGAAGAGTCAGTTTGAACTGAAACCAATGCCTAACCATACTTGAATGCACAGATATGATTGAACAAAAGAAGCTCACCCCCGCCTCTGATCCAGCACACCATCACAGCAATCATGTTAAAAACCAGACAAAGAACTATACCTGCACAAAGAGTACTACAACAATATCACATATAGCTGCAGGCTTCCACAATAAATAGTTTTTGAGCAAAGTTATTAGCAAGTAAAAAACCACAACTGGAGCCTTATAATGGGAATTTATGATCCTGAAGAAAAAGGGCAGTTTGGCAAGTGGAAACAGGAAATAACACAAAAAAACAAGCAGAAAAAAGAGTCCAAAGATAAGAGGGAATGACACAAATGAAGCTgagtttaaaaacaaatataaaaactagAGAAACTAGGATATTTTTTGGAAAGAACAAGTGGAAATGTTTTACACTTCTAAGCCTACTCTTCTATTAGTAACAATAAAATCGTTTACTTATATTACAAAAGCAAGTGGAAAAATAAAGTCTTTTTTCTAGTAACCATTTAGTCTCTATTATCCACTAAATGTGCCAATTAGTACAAACTAAGTATGAAGAAATTATacagaaagaaaagaacaattCGCTAGCAATTAAACAGTAAATGGAACCAAAACAATCCTCTTTgttggaaagaaatttgttgtCCATGGATGGAGTTTGCCTCCACATCACCTCGTCATAAACAAGATATATTAGTTTAAATCTTTTCTGCTGTAACTTCTTTTAGAATTGAAATTTTGTGATATGgatataaaaaaggaaaagaacaaaaaaaagtatcacaTTTGCCAATTCCTTCATTTCAGTAGACaatctaagtttttttttataggaaaaaacaaaattttagtagacgatataaatgaaaaaatatgatctaAATGTAAGAAAAGGCAGTGATTGTTAAGAGCTATACAATACTACTTACAAGACACGCATCCATATAAATATAGTTTCAGAACACATAAGTTTACGCATTAAAATGTATGACCTCCCATACCTAGCCAACTTGCAAAAGCCAGATACTGCAGCCTTTGAGCATGGACcggtatttcattggatataTCATGATGAATAATTGGAAAAAATGGAGGccagtttttatcatcattaggGACACCAGCTGAACACAAAATTGAAAGCAGAATTACCAAATTAGAGAAATAGAGAATAGAAAAACAGATTTAAAAATGCATAATGACCTGTAGATGCTGTATGACATCGTAGTTACTTATAGAAACAATGTTGTGGCATCATAGTTTACCTTTAGTAACAGCATCTTCTCTCCGTCTTATTTCCTGTGAAAGGCAAGTTAGAGTACATTCAAATACAAGAATGATTGGTCAAAGACTAAATCACATTTAAGTGTGACCATAACCAAAAAATGATATATCACAAGCTATAAAAATCATTGTTACCTAAGAcaacaaaatcttcaattttagaAATGAAGGCTAATAGGCCATTATTtccaatgtaaaaaaaaaaaaaaaaaaaaacactttcagAAAAGACCTTAATCATAGAACTGCGGCACTAACCTTTTCCCGCCTTTTGAGATCTGATTCCCAAGCTGcaagttctctctctttgtttttagaGTCCTACGTAAGCCATACCATCAAGTACATaacttaagaataaaaaattaaaaaaaataaataaatataaaaagaattgtaaataaatagtaataaggcAGTAATCATATCTATTATTCTAACTCAAATCTCTCAAAAAGTTCCAATGAACAGAACAGAATAGTAAAGCTAATAGCAACTTCAGTACTTTCATCGTATCCAATGGTATGTCCACCGTCGCATCATGCTTCTGACCAAAGCCCAAGGTTTCAGGTCCCAATGATGGAATGCGTGGCTTTGATCCAGGAGCGGGAGCTCCTTTCTGCAAAAGAAAAAGTCCCATAT
This genomic window contains:
- the LOC109014264 gene encoding uncharacterized protein LOC109014264 isoform X2, with protein sequence MVGIFSRLSVSRAGHRRTQSALDEREALPPNPGVTGVATGAITASHGIEVAVEFKPVEHPTEPRDNDRPIQCPLPEPSILNDGRIWKERASAGVLRKTDLPVMNEDAALASEAAETKQRSTRSNRMILPSLSAPEHNLLNLLEE
- the LOC109014264 gene encoding secretory carrier-associated membrane protein 4-like isoform X1 gives rise to the protein MNRNHHDPNPFDEEEVNPFSKGAPAPGSKPRIPSLGPETLGFGQKHDATVDIPLDTMKDSKNKERELAAWESDLKRREKEIRRREDAVTKAGVPNDDKNWPPFFPIIHHDISNEIPVHAQRLQYLAFASWLGIVLCLVFNMIAVMVCWIRGGGVKIFFLSTIYALLGCPMSYVLWYRPLYRAMRTDSALKFGWFFLFYLIHIGFCIFAAIAPPVVFHGKSLTGILAAIDLFNGHVMVGIFYLVGFALFCLESLLSLWVLQKIYLYFRGNK
- the LOC109014264 gene encoding secretory carrier-associated membrane protein 4-like isoform X3, with translation MNRNHHDPNPFDEEEVNPFSKGAPAPGSKPRIPSLGPETLGFGQKHDATVDIPLDTMKDSKNKERELAAWESDLKRREKEIRRREDAVTKAGVPNDDKNWPPFFPIIHHDISNEIPVHAQRLQYLAFASWLGIVLCLVFNMIAVMVCWIRGGGVKIFFLSTIYALLGCPMSYVLWYRPLYRAMRTDSALKFGWFFLFYLIHIGFCIFAAIAPPVVFHGKSLTGILAAIDLFNGHVMVGIFYLVGFALFCLESLLSLWVLQKIYLYFRGASEAAETKQRSTRSNRMILPSLSAPEHNLLNLLEE